The DNA region CTGTTGATGATCCTGATGCTGCTCTACATCCCACGCAAGCGCCTGGATTTCATGCAGAGCTGGGGGGACATCCGCCACTGGCTGGACATTCACATCTGGCTTGGGATCACGGGCTCGATGCTGGTGTGTTTCCATACCGCCTTCAAGGTGGGCGGCATCGTCTCGATCGCTTTCTGGTCCATGGTGGCCGTGGCGCTCTCGGGCGTGCTGGGGCGCTATCTGTACCTGCAGATTCCGCGTGGCATCGACGGGCACGAACTGAATCGCCAGGACCTGGAACGGCAGTTGGGAGAAAGTCTGAGCGCTCTGCCCGATGGTGCGGCGCTGCTGGCCCGTTACAGCCCGCAGGAAGAAGGTGGGCTGTTCCAGTGGGTCATCGATGATCTGAAGCGTTTGTTCAAGATGCGCCATTTCCAGTCGGACCTGGTGCGCTCGGGGCATGACCTCGCCGAGGCGCGGCGGCTGCTGGTGATTCTGCGGACCGCCCTGCGCCTGCGCCGACGGATCCGCCGCCTCGAGCAGGTACGCGCCCTGCTGCATCACTGGCACGTGATCCACCGGCCCTTCGCCTTCGTGATGTATGTGATTCTGGTGATCCATGTGGTGGTTGCCGTGCTCTTCGGTTTCACCTGGATCTGATCACCCGCCAATGGCCTGGCGACCGGTGCTCAGGATTTCAGCCAGCGCAGCAGAAAGAACAGACCGCCCAGGAGGGCCAGAGCCATGGGCGCCGAGGCCTGGAAGCGCCGCCAGCGACGGCGGGCTGGCGAGGTGAACTTGCGTTCCGGGTCGATGGAGGAGTCATTCATCCGCGTGGTTCCTGATGAACGGGATTGGGCACTGCCCTGCGAGTGCCGCGGGTGACACATGCGGCCTGCAAGGTGCGGGGCCGAAAGGAAATGGCCCGCCGAAAGGCGGGCCATGGAGCAGAAGGGGATCGAACCCTCGACCTCAACATTGCGAACGTTGCGCTCTCCCAACTGAGCTACTGCCCCGAGGCCTCCGTTGCCGGGAAAAGACTCCCGAGTGGACTTCTTCCACAACGGAGGACCGAAGATAGCGTCAGCCCGCTGAAACTCCAACAAAGCTCCGGAATCGGTCGAGACGAAAACGGGACGCGTGATGCGTCCCGTTGTATGCGGCGGCCGTTGGCTCAACCCTTGGCGGGCAGCACCTGCTCAGGGTTCTCGCAGGCCCAGGCAAAACCCTTGCCTTTGCCGAAGCGCGACTGAAGCCAGGAATCCACCGTCATGCTCAAGGCTTCATCAACGCTCATCTGGCGCTGCACGTACTTGAGGATCTTGCGCTTGGGGCTGGCCACCCGAGGGGCCTTGGCCTTGACGCCCTTGCGGTTGGGACCACGTTTCCAGCCCTGGACTTCCTTGGCCAGCTTGTACTGGTATTCCATGTAGTCAAGCAGTTTCCAGTAATCGCAGGCATCGGAAATGCTGAACACATCATAGGCCTTTTTGTGTTCGCCTTTCTTGAAGGTATCCTCAAGCCGGATCTTTTCTGGTTCTGCCATCAATGCGGTGCAAGCCTGGAACAGGTCTTGAAGTGCGGACATTTTTTCTTCCTCTCTTTTTCTATACAAGGCGCGAAAGATAGGAGTATTCGACCAAAAAATGCATGGCCAGATTTTGTCGATCAGTCAGGGAAGAAACCCTGTCAGAAAATCTTGACGATCCGAAGTCACCGAATCACGAATTACCAATTGAACCTTCTGCGGAAAGTCAGAAACAACGCAAAGATTCAAGCAGCAGACTGGTGCGTTCTTTGTTTACAAATTCCGATCAGAATTCTTGAATGCCTGTCCGCTATTCTGTCGTGGAAGCGCAAGTGGCAGCATGGATTCCAGGATCTGCATCACGTGGAGTGCGTCTTGGCACCCGAGTCGAGCGGCCCGGGCGTCACTCGGCATGCAGCCCTTCGGTCGACCATGGAGCGCGAACAATCGATATGCGGGAGCCGCCAGTCAGGCCGGCGTGAAGGAGGGTGAATGTTGCGGATCGTCTCGTTGACCGTGGTGCTGCTGGTGATCAGCAATGCATTCATGACGGTGGCCTGGTATGGCCACCTCAAACACCTGCGGGGCAGTTTCTGGCTCTGGGCAGCGCTGATGTCGTGGGGCATCGCGCTGTTCGAGTACCTGTTCCAGGTGCCCGCGAACCGTCTGGGGCACCAGGTTCTGCGCATCGATCAGCTCAAGATTCTCCAGGAGGTCATTGCGCTGGCGGTCTTCGTGCCCGTCTCGATCTGGGTGCTGGATGAACGTCCCCGGCTGGACTATCTCTGGGCCGGGCTCTGCATGCTGGGGGCGGTGTACTTCATCTTCCGGGCCCGCTGACGAACGTGGACACCGGGCGCGTGCTCAATTCGAACGGGGGCCCCGGCTGAGTCCAAGAATCAGACCCAGTGCCACGGACCAGAGCGCGGCAAGGCCCAGCTGGTACTCGGTGGGCAGGCTGAAGGTGAGGGTGTGTGCGGGAATCCAGAACCAGATCAGGCTCTTCCAGGCGCGGTCGAGGCCCTGCCAGTTCCGCGTGCCGGCGATCAGGTTGTCTTCCAGGCGGTGAAAGGCCATCATCTGCGGGCCGAAGAACAGATTGGTGAGCACGGAAACCAGCAGCGCCCGGCCCACTCCCGTGCTGAGCAGCGCGGGCTCGCCCAGCCATGCCAGCAGGCCCGCGCTTGCCCCTTTCATCATCACGAAGCCCAGCTTGATCACCACACCCAGCACGGCCCAGGCCAACATCTTGGCGGGCAGCCAGGCCAGGGGAAACGGCAGTCTGCGGGTCGCCAGCCAGCCTGCCAGCACTTCACCCAGAGTGCCCAGCAGGGCGAACTGGAGGGCCGCACTCAGCAGGGGCCATTGATGCACCCAGTGGGCATATGCGTTCACGTCACAGCTCCTTGCCGATGGGCAGTTCCTGGATTCGGTAACTGGCGAAGCGGCGCTTGAGCCAGAAGATGCCCACCAGGTCGGCCAGCCCCACCCAGAGCCGGTTGTGCAGGCCGTACTTGGTGGTGCCCGCCGCCCGTTCGCGGTGATTCACGGGCGCTTCGCCGATGCGGAAGCCGTCCAGGGTGAAGAGCACGGGCAGAAAGCGGTGCATGCCTTTGAAGGGCGGCAGATTGCGCGCGCATTCGCGGCGGAACACGCGCAGCGAGCAGCCCACGTCGCGCACGGTATATCCGGTGACCGCATTGCGCGCGCCATTGGCCACCCGGCTCGAGAAGCGGCGGAATCCCGTATCACGACGGCGCTGGCGGTAGCCGTTGAGAGCATCCAGCCCACTGGATTCCAGTGTGGCCATCAGGCGCGGCAGATCGGCGGGATCGTTCTGGCGGTCGCCGTCGAGAGTCGCCAGCAGATCACCGTGCGCCGCGCGGAAACCCGCCAGCATGGCCGCACTCTGTCCGCTGTTGTGTGCCATGGCCAGCACCCGATGGCGCGGATCGGCGGCCGCCAGGGTCAGGGCCGCGGCGCGACTGCCATCGCTGCTGCCATCATCGATCCAGAGGCATTCCCAGTCACAGACGCCTTCCAGAGCGGCCCGGATCTCCTCGGCCAGCAGTGGGATGTTGTCCTCTTCGTCCTTCACCGGGACGATCACGCTCAGGCGGGGTCTGTCACTCATCATCGTTCCTCGAGCTGGTCGTGTCCGGGGACTGGGGGCTCCAGCGCACCAGCCACCAGGTGCGCTGGCGACCGGGCAGCAGGGGGTCCTGGAACTCCTGGGCGTGAATCCGCTGCCAGCTTCCGGGCAGGGCGGGGGCATCCTTGGCCTGCATCAGCAACCAGGCGCCCTCGGGGGCCGCCTCGCGCAGGGCCTCTTCGGTGGCAACCGGGCGTACGGGCCGGCGCAGCTGGAAACTGGCGGAGTAGCGGTCGTTCTTCCAGTTGAGCACGGGCAGGCCGGGCTCCGAACTGGCGGATACGCGCTGTCCGGCATCCAGATAGAAGGGGCCGGGGTTGCGGTAGGCGTCAATGGTCGGCAAGAGGGTCTGGCCGGCCAGGATGTAACACAGGGCCACGACCAGCGCGCCGTCGGGCAGCAGCCTTGCCGTACGCGCCGCGAACAGCGCCACACTCAGCAGCAGGATCGCCCAGGGCAGTGCCTGCAGGCCGTCGAGCCGCACAATGACCGCCATGAGGGCCAGCGGAACCAGCACCAGCACGGTGCGCGTGATCCAGAGGCCATGACGGCGCCAGCCCGCGACCAGCGACCAGGGGCCGCTGTCAGCCACCAGCAGAGCCACAACAGGGGCCAGTCCAAGAAGGTAGTGGGCGCGTTTGCTGCTGGCCAGGCTGAGGATCAGCAGTGGCAGCAGCAGGGCAGGCAGCAGGGCGCGCCAGGCATGTGTCCGTTGCTGGCGCAGGCGTTGCCCGGGCGGCCAGGCCACGGCCAGCAGGGGCAACCAGGGCAGAAAGACCACCAGATTGGGCAGGTAGTACCAGAAAGGTTCGCGGTGCACCGAGAAATCCGGATCGCTGACCCGTGCCACACTTTCGCCCAGCCAGACATCCAGCGCACCGGGAACCCGCTGAGCGACCAACAGAAACCAGGGCAGCACCAGCAGCAGAGCGAACACCACCCAGAGCAGGAAATCGCGCCAGCTCAGCCGGGGAGTCGACCAGAATTCGCCGACGGCGAAGGCGGGCAGCAGGAAGATCCAGATCAGAGGACCCTTGACCATGAATCCCCCACAGAGCGCCACGGCCAGCAGCATCCGGCGTGGCCACTGTCCTGAACGACTCTCGAGGCCCAGCCAGGCCCAGAGCCCCAGTGTGATCCAGAACAGCAACTGGGCTTCGGTTTCGGCCTGCTGACCCATTCCCAGCACCAGTGGAAGTGCAAGGAAGGCCGACGCGGCCCGCACTCCGTGTTCCAGCCCGCCCAGTCGGCGTCCGGCATCCGCCACCAGCAGCAGGGCCAGCAGGACACTGAGCATGGCGGGGACCCGCGCCGCCAGTTCGCTGATCCCGAAGACCCGCATCGAGGCGGCCATGGTCCAGTAGGCCAGTGGTGGTTTGGTGATGAAGGGCTCGTCCAGCAAGGTGGGCACCAGCCAGCGATCGTGAGACACCAGCTCGCGCGCCACTTCGGCGCGCCGCGATTCACCGTGGGCACCCCAGAACCCCTTCTGTTGCAGGCCCGACATCAGCGCGGCCGCCATCAGCAAGAACAGGGCGAGTACGCGCACAGGATAGCCTGGAGTGCTCAGGCGGCGCCAGTCAAGCTTCATCGGATTCCACCGGATCGTTGCCTGCCCGCTGCGCCAGCTGCAGGTTGCGCGTGTAGGCCAGCAGCCCGACCGCCTGACCCAGCAGGATCACGATGTCGTGGCGGGAAAGCGCATACACGGCGATCAGCAGCGAACCGATCAGCGAGATGGTCCAGAAGGAGGTTCCCAATTGGGTGCGTCCGTGTGTCTCGAGAGCATGCCACTGCAGCGGGAAGCGGCTCATGAACAGCCCCTGGCCCACCCATCCGGCCAGCCAGGCGGCGGTCAGCCAGAGATCGTGTGCCACTGGCGCCGAGTCGATCAGGGTCAGCGACAGCCCCAGGGCCAGCAGAAGTGCCAACAGAGGCAAGGCTCCGCGCAGCCCGGCGGGAAGCCGCGACCGCCCCCTGCGACGCATCACCTGAAGGTTGCGCAGATAGATCAGCAGGTTCAGGCTCTGCCCCGTGGCGATCACCGGATCGTGGCGCAGATGGGCATAGGAGAGCAGGCAGATTCCGCCCACGGTGCTGAGCATCCAGTACCAGCCCGGGGTCACGGAACGGCCCCTGCGCTCGCTCTCGATCCACTGGAAGAAGGTGCGCAGGAAGTAGGCGCCCTGACCGGCGAAGCCGATCACCAGCACGATGGTGGATGTCACGGAATTGGAGTGTCCTGAAGTGGGGTGACCCGTTGCCCGGGAGGGCACGGAGCGGAACCATTTGCACCGACCAAGTCCTAAGTTATGCCTTCAATTGGAAAATGCCATCTCCGGCGGCCTCGATGGTCCGTGATACCCCCTCTGCCCGGACCCGGGATGCTCGCCGTTGCCAGCCATAATTCTGGAGCGGGAAACCGTGCCGATCC from Candidatus Delongbacteria bacterium includes:
- a CDS encoding DMT family protein, translating into MLRIVSLTVVLLVISNAFMTVAWYGHLKHLRGSFWLWAALMSWGIALFEYLFQVPANRLGHQVLRIDQLKILQEVIALAVFVPVSIWVLDERPRLDYLWAGLCMLGAVYFIFRAR
- a CDS encoding glycosyltransferase family 2 protein: MSDRPRLSVIVPVKDEEDNIPLLAEEIRAALEGVCDWECLWIDDGSSDGSRAAALTLAAADPRHRVLAMAHNSGQSAAMLAGFRAAHGDLLATLDGDRQNDPADLPRLMATLESSGLDALNGYRQRRRDTGFRRFSSRVANGARNAVTGYTVRDVGCSLRVFRRECARNLPPFKGMHRFLPVLFTLDGFRIGEAPVNHRERAAGTTKYGLHNRLWVGLADLVGIFWLKRRFASYRIQELPIGKEL
- a CDS encoding glycosyltransferase family 39 protein is translated as MKLDWRRLSTPGYPVRVLALFLLMAAALMSGLQQKGFWGAHGESRRAEVARELVSHDRWLVPTLLDEPFITKPPLAYWTMAASMRVFGISELAARVPAMLSVLLALLLVADAGRRLGGLEHGVRAASAFLALPLVLGMGQQAETEAQLLFWITLGLWAWLGLESRSGQWPRRMLLAVALCGGFMVKGPLIWIFLLPAFAVGEFWSTPRLSWRDFLLWVVFALLLVLPWFLLVAQRVPGALDVWLGESVARVSDPDFSVHREPFWYYLPNLVVFLPWLPLLAVAWPPGQRLRQQRTHAWRALLPALLLPLLILSLASSKRAHYLLGLAPVVALLVADSGPWSLVAGWRRHGLWITRTVLVLVPLALMAVIVRLDGLQALPWAILLLSVALFAARTARLLPDGALVVALCYILAGQTLLPTIDAYRNPGPFYLDAGQRVSASSEPGLPVLNWKNDRYSASFQLRRPVRPVATEEALREAAPEGAWLLMQAKDAPALPGSWQRIHAQEFQDPLLPGRQRTWWLVRWSPQSPDTTSSRNDDE
- a CDS encoding lipid-A-disaccharide synthase N-terminal domain-containing protein — its product is MTSTIVLVIGFAGQGAYFLRTFFQWIESERRGRSVTPGWYWMLSTVGGICLLSYAHLRHDPVIATGQSLNLLIYLRNLQVMRRRGRSRLPAGLRGALPLLALLLALGLSLTLIDSAPVAHDLWLTAAWLAGWVGQGLFMSRFPLQWHALETHGRTQLGTSFWTISLIGSLLIAVYALSRHDIVILLGQAVGLLAYTRNLQLAQRAGNDPVESDEA